The Pseudomonas pergaminensis nucleotide sequence GGGCTTCATTGGCCATGCCGTTGACCAGAGGCGTGGCGTTTTCCACCAGGTCCATGGTGCGGTTGGCCGCCGCCTCAGTCAGCCTGACCACGTAGGACAGGCGTTCGGTGGCATCAGTGATTTGCGAAATTTCTTCGGCCTGGGGCATATGCGGGTCAATCTGGAAATTGACGATCGCACTGTGCAGCTCGCGTGTGAGCTTGCCCACTTCCTGGTACAGGCCGCGGTCACGGGTCTGGTTGAGCTCATGGATTAACTGCACCGCGTCGCCGAACTGGCCTTTCTCAAGGCTGTCGACCAACTGATGAGCATGCTTTTTCAGGGTCGACTCGAAGTCTCCCTGTGACGTTTCTTTATGCTCCATAGCTCCCCCGCGATGGCATTAGCCGTGGATGCGTTCGAAGATTTTTTCGATCTTCTCTTTCAAGGCCAAGGCAGTGAATGGCTTGACCACGTAACCGTTAACCCCGGCTTGGGCGGCTTCGATGATCTGCTCACGCTTGGCTTCGGCGGTCACCATCAGCACAGGCAGGCTGCGCAGCTTTTCGTCAGCGCGCACGTGGCGCAGCAAGTCGATGCCGGTCATGCCCGGCATGTTCCAGTCCGTTACCAGAAAGTCGATGCTCCCGCTGTTGAGGATCGGAATCGCCGTAATGCCGTCATCCGCCTCGACCGTGTTAGTGAACCCAAGGTCACGCAACAGGTTTTTTATGATCCGCCGCATCGTTGAGAAGTCATCAACGATGAGGATTTTCATGTTCTTGTCCAATTCGACCTCCAAGCAGTCTTAAACGCGCCCAGCACCTGGACGCGCCATTTCAATCAACAGGCATTACACAAAAAGGACTGCCGGGGGCACCACGGGTCGAACCCGCGAAGGCTGCTTGCCCTCGCGGTATCGTCTACAGTGTCCCCACACTGCCTGTCAGCGCGCTCGCCACTCTCCCAAACGCCCCCGCAAGCGGGCTGCGCACTGGCTGTGCAACTGGCTGACCCGCGATTCGCTGACCCCCAGGACCTCACCGATTTCCTTGAGGTTCAGCTCTTCGTCGTAGTACAGCGCCAACACCAGTCGCTCACGCTCCGGCAAATTGGCAATCGCGTCCGCCAACGCCCCCTGGAAACGCTCATCTTCCAGGTCACGCGATGGCTCCATATGAGCGCTCGCGCCGTCCTCGTGCAGCCCTTCGTGTTCGCCGTCCTGCAAGAGGTCGTCGAAACTGAACAGGCGGCTGCCCAAGGTATCGTTCAAAATCCCGTAGTAATCGTCGAGACTCAATTGGAGTTCGGCCGCAACTTCGTGATCTTTAGCGTCGCGACCGGTTTTTGCTTCAATTGCGCGAATTGCGTCACTGACCATGCGCGTATTGCGATGCACCGAACGCGGCGCCCAGTCACCTTTGCGCACTTCATCGAGCATCGCGCCACGTATGCGGATACCCGCGTACGTCTCGAAACTCGCCCCCTTGCTCGCGTCGTATTTGGTCGACACTTCGAGCAGGCCGATCATGCCCGCCTGGATCAGGTCTTCGACCTGGACGCTGGCGGGCAGGCGTGCCAGCAAGTGATAGGCGATACGCTTGACCAGGGGCGCGTAGCGCTCGATCAATTCGCCCTGGCTGTCACGGGCAGACTTCTTGTACGCGTTGTAGCCGGTCGCTGTCATAGCACGGGTCCTGCGCTCGTCTGATGCACCAATCGCTCGACGAAAAACTCCAGATGCCCCCGAGGGTTGGCGGGCAACGGCCAGGTATCGACCTTCTGGGCAATAGCCTTGAACGCCAATGCGCATTTGGAACGAGGGAACGCTTCGTAGACTGCACGCTGCTTTTGCACAGCCTTGCGCACACACTCGTCGTAGGGAACTGCGCCGACGTATTGTAAGGCGACATCGAGGAAGCGATCCGTGACCTTGGTCAACTTGGCGAACAGATTGCGCCCTTCCTGCGGGCTCTGGGCCATGTTGGCCAGGACGCGGAAGCGGTTCATGCCGTAGTCACGGTTAAGCAGTTTGATCAGGGCATAGGCGTCGGTGATCGAGGTGGGTTCGTCGCAGACCACCAGCAACACTTCCTGTGCAGCACGCACGAAGCTGACCACGGACTCGCCGATCCCAGCGGCGGTGTCGATCACCAGCACGTCGAGGTTGTCGCCGATATCACTGAAAGCCTGGATGAGGCCGGCATGCTGCGCCGGGCTCAGGTGCACCATGCTCTGGGTGCCCGAGGCAGCCGGCACGATGCGGATGCCACCGGGGCCCTGCAGCAGCACATCGCGCAGCTCGCAGCGGCCCTCGATCACATCGGCAAGGGTGTGTTTGGGTGTCAGCCCCAGCAGAACGTCCACGTTCGCCAAGCCCAGGTCAGCATCCAGCAGCATGACGCGACGGCCAAGCTCTGCCAGGGCCAGGGACAAATTCACTGACACGTTAGTTTTCCCGACGCCACCTTTGCCGCCGGTCACCGCGATCACCTGTACGGGATGCATGCTGCCCATTTTATTTCTTTACCTTGTCTTGCTTAGACGCAGGCTACATGGCTTGGCCGCGTGAATCGCTTGCAGACCATCGATGTAGATACATTTCACGGTGTTCATCCTGACTCAACCCACCCGCTTTGCCGGGTTGTGGTAAAGGTCGGCGAACATATCGGCCATCGCTTCCTCGCTAGGCTCTTCTTGCATTTGCACGCTGACTGCACGGCTGACCAACTGATGACGGCGCGGCAGATGCAAATCATCCGGGATCCGCGGCCCGTCGGTCAGGTAGGCGACCGGCAATTCATGACTGATGGCCAGGCTCAGCACCTCGCCCAGGCTCGCGGTTTCATCGAGCTTGGTGAGGATGCAACCGGCCAGGCCACAACGCTTGTAACTATGATACGCAGCGGTAAGAACCTGTTTCTGGCTGGTGGTTGCAAGCACCAGGTAATTTTTCGACTTGATGCCACGCCCCGCCAGGCTTTCCAACTGCATGCGCAATGCCGGGTCGCTGGCTTGCAGGCCGGCAGTGTCGATCAGCACCACGCGCTTGCGCAGCAAGGGGTCCAGGGCGTTGGCCAGGGACTGGCCCGGGTCGACATGGGTCACCGACACATTGAGGATCCGGCCCAGGGTCTTGAGCTGCTCCTGGGCACCAATACGGTAGCTGTCCATGCTCACCAGCGCGATATTCTGAGCGCCGTACTTGAGCACGTAACGAGCCGCCAACTTGGCCAGGGTGGTGGTCTTGCCCATGCCGGCAGGGCCGACCATGGCGATCACACCACCCTCTTCCAAGGGTTCGATTTCCGGGGTGACGATCATCCGCGCCAAGTGGGCCAGCAACATGCGCCAGGCTTGGCGAGGCTCTTCGATTTCAGTGGTCAGGGCCAGCAGGTCGCGAGACAACGGGCCAGACAGGCCGATACGTTGCAAACGACGCCACAGGTTGGCCTGCTGCGGCTTGCTGCCTTGCAGTTGGGTCCAGGCCAGCGAGCCAAGCTGCACTTCAAGCAGTTCGCGCAGGCCGTTGAGTTCAAAGCGCATCGAATCAAACACGCGCTGGTCAACCGCAGGCGCCGGAGCAGGCGCAGCAGGACGCGGCGGTTCTTTGAAGGTGGGCTCGACCAGCGGCTCGGCAGCGGTCAGCGGCAAGCCGGCGAACAATTGGCGGTTGGTGGTGGCATCGCTGTCGCCGCGCATGCTCAGTTCAGCCTGGGCCGAGACAATCCGCGAAGCGGTCTTGCGCAGCTCGTCTTCGAGCTCCATGTTCGGCACGCGCGGCGCCAGGGCCTGGGGTGTGTAGTCCAGGGCAGCCGTCAGCTCGACACCGCCGGCAATACGACGGTTTCCGATAATCGCGGCGTCGGCGCCCAGCTCATCACGAACCAGTTTCATGGCCTGACGCATATCGGCGGCGAAAAAACGCTTAACTTGCATAACCCACTACCCTCAGCCGTTGGGCCCTACTGTCGCGACGATAGTCACTTGCTTGTTGTCAGGAATTTCCTGATAAGCCAAAACGTGCAAATTCGGTACTGCCAAGCGTCCAAACCGCGACAACATCGCCCTGACCGGGCCGGCCACCAGCAGTATCACCGGCTGGCCCTGCATTTCCTGGCGCTGTGCGGCGTCAATCAACGAACGCTGCAGTTTCTCAGCCATGCTTGGCTCCAGCAGAACGCCCTCTTCCTGGCCTTGTCCTGCCTTCTGAATACTATTGAGCAATATTTGTTCCAACCTTGGTTCCAAGGTGATCACAGGCAGCTCGGAGTCAAGCCCTACAATGCTTTGGACGATTGCACGCGACAATCCGACGCGCACCGCAGCCACCAGGGCGGCAGTATCTTGACTCTTGGCGGCATTGTTGGCGATGGCCTCTGCAATGCTGCGAATGTCGCGTACCGGCACCTGTTCGGCCAGCAGCGCCTGCAACACCTTGAGCAATTGCGACAGCGACAGGATGCCCGGCACCAGTTCTTCGGCGAGTTTTGGCGAAGCTTTGCCGAGCAAACCCATCAATTGCTGGACTTCCTCGTGGCCGATCAGCTCGTGGGAGTGCTTGTACAGGATCTGGTTGAGGTGGGTGGCGACCACCGTGCTGGCGTCCACCACGGTGTAACCCAGGGACTGTGCCTGGCTGCGCTGGCTGATTTCTATCCATACCGCGTCCAGGCCAAAAGCCGGATCTTTGGCGGTGATGCCGTTGAGGCTACCGAACACCTGCCCCGGGTTGATCGCCAGTTCGCGGTCCGGGTAGATCTCGGCTTCGGCCAGGATCACGCCCATCAGGGTCAGGCGGTAGGCGCTCGGGGCCAGGTCGAGGTTGTCGCGGATATGCACCGTGGGCATCAAGAAGCCCAGGTCCTGGGACAGTTTCTTGCGCACGCCCTTGATCCGCGCGAGCAATTGGCCGCCCTGGTTGCGGTCCACCAGCGGGATGAGGCGGTAGCCGACTTCCAGGCCGATCATGTCGATCGGGGTCACGTCGTCCCAGCCCAGCTCCTTGGTTTCCTGGGCGCGGGCCGGGGATGGCAGCAGTTCCTGCTGACGCGCGATCTCTTGCTGGGCCTGGACCTTGACCGCATTCTGCTTTTTCCAGAACAGGTAGGCACCGCCAGCCGCCATGGCCGCCATGCTCAGGAACGACACGTGAGGCATGCCCGGCACGATCCCCATGATCGCCATGATGCCTGCCGCCACGGCCAGGGCCTTGGGCGAGGCAAACATCTGCCGGCTGATCTGCTTGCCCATGTCTTCGGAGCCCGACGCACGGGTCACCATGATCGCCGCAGCTGTGGATAACAACAGTGATGGCAATTGCGCCACTAAACCGTCACCGATGGTCAGCAGCGCGTACACCTTGCCCGCATCGCCGAAGGTCATGCCGTGCTGGAAGATCCCCACGGCCATGCCGCCGATAAGGTTGATGAACAGAATGAGCAGGCCGGCGATGGCGTCACCGCGCACAAATTTGCTGGCACCGTCCATGGAACCGTAGAACTCAGCCTCCTGGGCGACTTCCAGGCGACGGGATTTGGCTTGGTTCTGGTCGATCAGGCCGGCGTTGAGGTCGGCGTCGATGGCCATCTGTTTGCCGGGCATCGCGTCGAGGGTAAAACGCGCGCTCACTTCGGAGATGCGCCCGGCGCCTTTGGTGACCACCACAAAGTTGATGATCATCAGGATCGCGAACACCACGATACCGACCACGTAGTTACCGCCGATCACCACCTCACCGAAGGCCTGGATCACCTTACCGGCGGCGGCGTGGCCGTCCTGGCCGTGCAGCATGACCACACGGGTCGACGCTACGTTGAGCGCCAGGCGCAGCAGGGTCGCCACCAGCAGAATCGTCGGGAATACCGCAAAATCCAAGGGCCGCAGGGCGTACACGCAGACCAGCAACACCACCACAGACAGGGCAATATTGAAGGTAAAGAACACGTCGAGCAGGAACGGCGGCATCGGCAACATCATCATTGCCAGCATCACCAGCAACAACAACGGCACACCCAGATTGCCTCGCGAGAGGTCAGTCAGGGTGCTGCGGGCGTTGCCGAGCATTTGAGAGCGATCCACCACCGGTATTCCTCGTGTCCTTTGAAGCAAAGTTTTGACGCAATTGGGCGTCTTGCAGGCGGTATTGCAAGAAGCCTTCCAACTTTTGCTCTAAGGGTCAGATCGCTCTCAGGGGCATTGCCTTGAAACCATCGGTGAGGACGAAACTACAAGGGTTTGACGTTATCGGCCTGGGGGCCTTTTGGGCCTTCAACGATGTCGTATTCGACTTTCTTGCCTTGTTCGAGGGTTCTGAAGCCATCGGTTGTTATTGCGGAATGGTGGACAAATACATCTGCGCTTCTATCGTCCGGCGAAATAAAACCAAACCCCTTGTCCGCGCTAAACCACTTCACCGTACCTGTTGCCATTACCTTTCTCCCGGCCGCTCGCTCGATGCCCCCTATGGAGATCGCGAGATGAGCTTGATATTGAACGCATAAATCCCTTTGGGCCGCTGGATCCTCGATAACTGCACGTGCAGGCCATTCTTCAGCCAGACCCCGGCTGAACTGAGAAGGTCAACACGTACAGGCTCATCCTCGCCATCCAGTGCAATCAAGCCTTCACCGGTTTTTCGACTATAAGATTTGATCGTGCCGGTTAGCGCTTCCATCACCGCTCCTCCGCACCGTTCAGGCATGCAGCGTGTAGCGCCATGGAACCGCGAGCGGGCAATACTGGCTACTGTTAACGTTGACAGGTAGAGCGACTTAGCGACGAACGGTATTCGCATTCCCATCTTCCCCAAAACATGAGGGCGCATAGATCGTGTTAGACAAATGCGCCCTCATTTCCCGCCGCATAAAATACGCTTCAATATATTGACTACACAGACACTATCAACAACCCAGCATATTCAGCTTGATAGAAATGATCTGCTCCTCCAATGTCATCTCCTGCCCCTCATGCATTTTTTCAATGACATCCATTTCCCGACGAGTAGGCAAACCTTCATGGGTTAATATTGTTTCCAAGTCTTCTGTTTCAACCGGCACTGTTTGCGCTGTGAATTCAGTCGGGTCCATGGTCAGATATTTTTCCAGTTGACGCTCAACCACGGCAAACTTCTCAACTGCCCTTCGCTCCTCCGCTGTACGTGGATGACGCCCGTCGAGAAATTGGTACAGCCGTTGATCCTCGGGTGTAATCGTGGCTTTGGCTGTCTCCAGCACCTGCCCCATAACACTCTTATGGGCCTTAATCTCAGATTTGCCATCCACCACTACAACCGGTTTTTCCGAGACATTCTGTGCGACGGAAGCACCAGGCATAAAGCCCTTGAGAAAACTCGCAAGCGTTTGTGCGAGCTGATGAAACAAATCACTCAAGGACTGAACGACTGGATTACTCAATGGCTGATTCGTCATCTCACCCACCCAATTGGTGCCAACAACCGGCTGTGTGTATGAACGCTTCATCACATGACCGTCGCGATCACCGGGCGCCAAAGCAACCGCTTTATATAAATGTTTCTCCCTTCCAAATCTATCACCACACTGTTCTTCACGATGATGGGCAGGCATAGATAAGTGCCGAGATGCAATATCCATTATTCATAGTCCCTCAGAGAGCGATTCATTGAGTGTTTCATTTAAAAAAACACAGCATAAGATGCAGCCTTGATTGAGTGGGATAATCCCCCTCCAAGTTCCGACCCATAAAATTCAAGAAATTACATACAACGAATAAACACCCCAATCACCGACCCACAACAGCAGCATTAAAGGAAAACCACACTATCAAGTCTGACTGAACAGAAAGAAACGTCCCACCCGCCGGCTTGCCGGCAAAAAAACCAAGGGCGTCGCGTTCAGCCTGTCTGCCTGCGTATTGTTAACGACCATCGCTGGCAAGCCAGTTCCTACAGCAGGTGGGTCTGCCGTTCGTCGTAAACTGTGCTTGACCTGTCAACTTTGACAGTAGTCACAGGGTGCTTCCCGTTGTTTATTACACGCCATGCACTTCGCGCATGTAGTAAACGAGATGCAGGAGAGCGGTATTGAAGGTGAGTAGAGGTATTGTCAAATCCTATGAATTGACCCGTGGTGAGTGGTTGATTGCGTTGGACGACGGAGAAGAAATCGTCTTCATCGATTGGAGCGACTGGCAATGGGCTGCGCTGTCGATTGGTGAGCCGATAATGTTCCAAATGGTCCATAAACCCCAGGGCGTTTATGCGCTTCCCATTCGTGCGCATAACGATACCGAGACGGGTCCAGAGGTGTAAAGGAGAGCGGCAGTGGCAACAGGCACAGTGAAGTGGTTTAACGCGGAGAAGGGGTTTGGTTTTATTGCCCCGGATGATGGGAGTGCGGACGTTTTTGCCCATTACTCGGCAGTTACGTCAGATGGGTACAAAAGCCTAAATGAAGGCCAAAGAGTAGAATTTGACGTAGTACAAGGACCAAAAGGTCTTCATGCGGCGAATATACGACCTATTTAAAGGTTCAAATGTGGAGCGGGCTTTCAGTCG carries:
- a CDS encoding chemotaxis response regulator CheY — protein: MKILIVDDFSTMRRIIKNLLRDLGFTNTVEADDGITAIPILNSGSIDFLVTDWNMPGMTGIDLLRHVRADEKLRSLPVLMVTAEAKREQIIEAAQAGVNGYVVKPFTALALKEKIEKIFERIHG
- the fliA gene encoding RNA polymerase sigma factor FliA, whose amino-acid sequence is MTATGYNAYKKSARDSQGELIERYAPLVKRIAYHLLARLPASVQVEDLIQAGMIGLLEVSTKYDASKGASFETYAGIRIRGAMLDEVRKGDWAPRSVHRNTRMVSDAIRAIEAKTGRDAKDHEVAAELQLSLDDYYGILNDTLGSRLFSFDDLLQDGEHEGLHEDGASAHMEPSRDLEDERFQGALADAIANLPERERLVLALYYDEELNLKEIGEVLGVSESRVSQLHSQCAARLRGRLGEWRAR
- the fleN gene encoding flagellar synthesis regulator FleN, which codes for MGSMHPVQVIAVTGGKGGVGKTNVSVNLSLALAELGRRVMLLDADLGLANVDVLLGLTPKHTLADVIEGRCELRDVLLQGPGGIRIVPAASGTQSMVHLSPAQHAGLIQAFSDIGDNLDVLVIDTAAGIGESVVSFVRAAQEVLLVVCDEPTSITDAYALIKLLNRDYGMNRFRVLANMAQSPQEGRNLFAKLTKVTDRFLDVALQYVGAVPYDECVRKAVQKQRAVYEAFPRSKCALAFKAIAQKVDTWPLPANPRGHLEFFVERLVHQTSAGPVL
- the flhF gene encoding flagellar biosynthesis protein FlhF gives rise to the protein MQVKRFFAADMRQAMKLVRDELGADAAIIGNRRIAGGVELTAALDYTPQALAPRVPNMELEDELRKTASRIVSAQAELSMRGDSDATTNRQLFAGLPLTAAEPLVEPTFKEPPRPAAPAPAPAVDQRVFDSMRFELNGLRELLEVQLGSLAWTQLQGSKPQQANLWRRLQRIGLSGPLSRDLLALTTEIEEPRQAWRMLLAHLARMIVTPEIEPLEEGGVIAMVGPAGMGKTTTLAKLAARYVLKYGAQNIALVSMDSYRIGAQEQLKTLGRILNVSVTHVDPGQSLANALDPLLRKRVVLIDTAGLQASDPALRMQLESLAGRGIKSKNYLVLATTSQKQVLTAAYHSYKRCGLAGCILTKLDETASLGEVLSLAISHELPVAYLTDGPRIPDDLHLPRRHQLVSRAVSVQMQEEPSEEAMADMFADLYHNPAKRVG
- the flhA gene encoding flagellar biosynthesis protein FlhA, producing MLGNARSTLTDLSRGNLGVPLLLLVMLAMMMLPMPPFLLDVFFTFNIALSVVVLLVCVYALRPLDFAVFPTILLVATLLRLALNVASTRVVMLHGQDGHAAAGKVIQAFGEVVIGGNYVVGIVVFAILMIINFVVVTKGAGRISEVSARFTLDAMPGKQMAIDADLNAGLIDQNQAKSRRLEVAQEAEFYGSMDGASKFVRGDAIAGLLILFINLIGGMAVGIFQHGMTFGDAGKVYALLTIGDGLVAQLPSLLLSTAAAIMVTRASGSEDMGKQISRQMFASPKALAVAAGIMAIMGIVPGMPHVSFLSMAAMAAGGAYLFWKKQNAVKVQAQQEIARQQELLPSPARAQETKELGWDDVTPIDMIGLEVGYRLIPLVDRNQGGQLLARIKGVRKKLSQDLGFLMPTVHIRDNLDLAPSAYRLTLMGVILAEAEIYPDRELAINPGQVFGSLNGITAKDPAFGLDAVWIEISQRSQAQSLGYTVVDASTVVATHLNQILYKHSHELIGHEEVQQLMGLLGKASPKLAEELVPGILSLSQLLKVLQALLAEQVPVRDIRSIAEAIANNAAKSQDTAALVAAVRVGLSRAIVQSIVGLDSELPVITLEPRLEQILLNSIQKAGQGQEEGVLLEPSMAEKLQRSLIDAAQRQEMQGQPVILLVAGPVRAMLSRFGRLAVPNLHVLAYQEIPDNKQVTIVATVGPNG
- a CDS encoding cold-shock protein, with the translated sequence MATGTVKWFSADKGFGFISPDDRSADVFVHHSAITTDGFRTLEQGKKVEYDIVEGPKGPQADNVKPL
- a CDS encoding cold shock domain-containing protein, producing the protein MEALTGTIKSYSRKTGEGLIALDGEDEPVRVDLLSSAGVWLKNGLHVQLSRIQRPKGIYAFNIKLISRSP
- a CDS encoding cold-shock protein, which translates into the protein MATGTVKWFNAEKGFGFIAPDDGSADVFAHYSAVTSDGYKSLNEGQRVEFDVVQGPKGLHAANIRPI